The Streptomyces sp. P9-A4 genome contains a region encoding:
- a CDS encoding cellulose-binding protein, whose translation MSFAVGRGRGYRPEQVDRHLAALSEDRDGAWERAARLTVLAKEMEAEAARLREAVAALAPQRYEELGDRARKILELAEQEDEALVRAAEAEAQSLAEAADTAGREAAESARAYAEGVRAAADAAARARLEAARGRAEELTTEAGREAEERRTGAREVFEETERRAAELLAKQGAEQKTVRDEAERTEEGAAADLEARHEELFGGAEARLAEARRALAETEEQARHGQEDAEARAEEVLAEARMKAERVERETERVLREHEEGREEIHAHMEHIRSSLAALTGRVAGPEQPEQPEE comes from the coding sequence ATGAGTTTCGCTGTCGGACGGGGGCGCGGGTACCGGCCCGAGCAGGTCGACCGCCATCTCGCCGCGCTCTCCGAGGACCGTGACGGCGCCTGGGAGCGGGCCGCGCGGCTCACCGTCCTCGCCAAGGAGATGGAGGCCGAGGCCGCCCGGCTGCGCGAGGCCGTCGCGGCGCTCGCGCCGCAGCGGTACGAGGAGCTGGGCGACCGGGCCCGGAAGATCCTGGAGCTGGCCGAGCAGGAGGACGAGGCGCTGGTACGGGCCGCCGAGGCCGAGGCGCAGTCCCTCGCGGAGGCGGCCGACACGGCGGGCCGGGAGGCGGCGGAGTCGGCGCGGGCGTACGCGGAGGGCGTCCGGGCGGCGGCGGACGCGGCGGCCCGCGCGCGCCTGGAGGCGGCGCGGGGGCGGGCCGAGGAGCTGACGACGGAGGCGGGCCGCGAGGCGGAGGAGCGGCGGACCGGGGCGCGGGAGGTCTTCGAGGAGACCGAGCGGCGCGCGGCGGAACTCCTCGCGAAGCAGGGCGCCGAGCAGAAGACGGTACGGGACGAGGCCGAGCGTACGGAGGAGGGCGCGGCGGCCGACCTGGAGGCGCGGCACGAGGAGCTGTTCGGGGGCGCGGAGGCGCGGCTCGCGGAGGCTCGGCGGGCGCTCGCGGAGACCGAGGAGCAGGCCCGGCACGGCCAGGAGGACGCGGAGGCGCGGGCGGAGGAGGTGCTCGCGGAGGCGCGGATGAAGGCGGAGCGGGTCGAGCGCGAGACGGAACGGGTGCTGCGGGAGCACGAGGAGGGGCGCGAGGAGATCCACGCGCACATGGAGCACATCCGCAGCTCGCTGGCGGCGCTGACGGGCCGGGTGGCGGGGCCGGAGCAGCCGGAACAGCCCGAGGAGTAG
- a CDS encoding YwqJ-related putative deaminase, with protein sequence MHTAPTPTQGDPRLNWSSSAESGRAPLLRHRRDGILPTVGAALSVRGETLTCTAGRGDRPPALHALVQDFLDTLTSGQRERFTGRCPEAILLSRHLAATESGRSKRAQRKPLTHGEARRSLKHAKLTTRRIREDGDPLHGSYAAPCRSCTAMLAHFGVRAVDPTTPAENG encoded by the coding sequence ATGCACACAGCACCGACGCCCACACAGGGTGACCCACGCCTCAACTGGAGCAGCAGCGCCGAATCCGGCCGCGCCCCGTTACTGCGTCACCGTCGCGACGGCATCCTCCCCACCGTCGGCGCCGCCCTCTCCGTACGCGGCGAGACCCTCACGTGCACCGCGGGCCGCGGCGACCGGCCGCCCGCCCTGCACGCGCTCGTCCAGGACTTCCTGGACACCCTCACCAGCGGCCAGCGGGAACGGTTCACCGGGCGCTGCCCCGAGGCGATCCTGCTCTCCCGGCACCTCGCCGCGACCGAGAGCGGGCGGTCCAAGCGCGCCCAGCGCAAGCCGCTGACCCACGGCGAGGCACGCCGGTCCCTGAAGCACGCCAAGCTCACGACCCGGCGTATCCGCGAGGACGGCGACCCGCTCCACGGCAGTTACGCCGCTCCCTGCCGCTCCTGTACGGCGATGCTCGCCCACTTCGGCGTCCGTGCCGTCGACCCCACCACGCCCGCAGAGAACGGCTGA
- a CDS encoding SMI1/KNR4 family protein, whose product MTTGRLGQDTAPPNAAYAGQVVHFPDPVRASRHPRGVRVDEFGHPDFSPYARAAAEIADPPEGFGVDELRLTDYVSANAAMAATGHELWDTIPSVATPHGWTWHHVARSRRMELVPVEVKALLRHHGGVATAAVDHGKRGTRPLQETRPAHFGLPKGLVSVSEQQLQGVEEDLGYRLPGAYRSFLRAAGGCAPVGAALDAELGLLVDQPFFTVREEAGVNDLVYVNKCLRDHLTKDYLGVAFVQGGLIALKVRGEAVGSVWFCAYDDARDTGEVAAGWTVAERVERLLLPCGTDFDAFLQRLAGNPPELETVANLMVDGGFARAVPVVPVGE is encoded by the coding sequence ATGACGACAGGTCGGCTCGGGCAGGACACCGCGCCACCGAACGCGGCCTATGCCGGGCAGGTCGTGCACTTCCCGGACCCGGTCCGTGCTTCCCGTCACCCGAGAGGGGTGCGGGTGGACGAGTTCGGTCACCCGGATTTCTCGCCGTACGCGCGCGCGGCGGCGGAGATCGCCGACCCGCCCGAGGGATTCGGTGTCGACGAGCTGCGGCTCACGGACTACGTGTCGGCGAACGCGGCGATGGCGGCCACCGGTCATGAGCTGTGGGACACCATCCCGTCGGTGGCGACTCCGCACGGCTGGACCTGGCACCACGTGGCGCGCAGCCGCCGGATGGAACTCGTCCCGGTCGAGGTGAAGGCCCTGCTGCGCCATCACGGCGGGGTGGCGACGGCCGCGGTCGACCACGGCAAGCGGGGTACGCGTCCGCTGCAGGAGACCCGGCCGGCGCACTTCGGGCTGCCGAAGGGCCTGGTGTCGGTGTCGGAGCAGCAGCTCCAGGGCGTCGAGGAGGACCTCGGCTACCGGCTTCCCGGGGCGTACCGCTCCTTCCTGAGGGCGGCGGGCGGGTGCGCCCCGGTGGGCGCCGCGCTCGACGCGGAGCTGGGCCTCCTGGTCGACCAGCCGTTCTTCACGGTCCGGGAGGAGGCGGGCGTCAATGACCTCGTCTATGTCAACAAGTGCCTCCGCGACCATCTGACCAAGGACTATCTGGGCGTCGCGTTCGTCCAGGGCGGTCTGATCGCGTTGAAGGTGCGGGGCGAGGCGGTCGGTTCGGTGTGGTTCTGCGCGTACGACGACGCGCGGGACACCGGTGAGGTGGCGGCCGGCTGGACGGTGGCCGAGCGGGTGGAGCGGCTGCTGCTGCCCTGCGGTACGGACTTCGACGCGTTTCTGCAGCGGCTCGCGGGCAATCCGCCGGAGCTGGAGACGGTGGCGAACCTGATGGTGGACGGTGGCTTCGCGCGTGCGGTGCCGGTCGTCCCGGTGGGGGAGTGA
- a CDS encoding VOC family protein codes for MIMKLVAATLDCADPMALADFYSRATGLPLAERSDDEFAGLRGAEGLFLGFQRVDGYRPPTWPGQDVPQQLHLDFDVDDLDEAVARLVEWGATVPDVQPRPDGWRVVLDPAGHPFCLTLPRRPGA; via the coding sequence ATGATCATGAAGCTGGTGGCGGCCACCCTCGACTGCGCCGACCCCATGGCCCTCGCCGACTTCTACAGCAGGGCCACCGGGCTCCCGCTCGCCGAGCGCTCCGACGACGAGTTCGCGGGGCTTCGTGGAGCGGAGGGGCTGTTCCTCGGTTTCCAGCGCGTCGACGGCTACCGGCCCCCGACCTGGCCGGGCCAGGACGTGCCGCAGCAGCTGCACCTCGACTTCGACGTCGACGACCTGGACGAGGCGGTGGCCCGGCTCGTGGAGTGGGGCGCGACCGTGCCCGACGTCCAGCCCCGTCCGGACGGGTGGCGGGTCGTCCTGGACCCGGCGGGGCACCCGTTCTGCCTGACGCTCCCGAGGCGTCCGGGCGCGTGA
- a CDS encoding SUKH-4 family immunity protein gives MVTFAQAQERAEEWINGDLPSYQHREVRVREFELGFVVWAEDREGGPTSDGGRQRLVIARDSGEATLWPGLPVGEVIRRYEEEYGAAEDVPAQAAVPAARSDLNQTSFLLSPPEWLQDAADKIGLPKQPNVSQENASAAASVDDASDASDAGASGSGSGSVLGSASVASSSSASSASSSSSSSFSSSSSSSSSVSEGAGAAYEPTAMDGVPAETPPAPVPPARPAPVDSPWADANASSGGADGAVPLPATVFAPALSGTDDEDTPPLSVGADAPTALMKGGSALPPTAIAPRLDPAHPAPGAAPAAPPAPPAPAQAGPVRPAGPAGPGVPPPPPAVPGGGDIADAATSKASLSPKSGRGPVSPPPPPGAPGIPGAPGAPGAQGAPAAPGVPGAPGASGAPAYVPTQLVSQLGPDGPQPPGPPAQPGPLGPPGPPAQPGPLGPPGPPAQPGPLGPPGPPGPPAQPGPLGPPGPPGPPAQSGPPGPPAPPGPATPPQPVHHAATMLAHPNQGGPAAPPPPPPPPGIPGAPGTPAGGVAHAATMLAHPGPAGPSAPQPPGPPGPPPVHGGHTPPPAPGQVAGPGAVPPAYGYPQPAAQPTVGPGYQAVLRYRAPDGSEAQIIRRSAPGTPHPEWQILHELRAMNVPPQQVLELHTELESCELPGGYCARMIRETWPQARITSIAPYGRDHAGRQQGMRQLLTHQGELHQVADGPARPAPVRAPLPQVQPAPPVPPEVIAQELAGAFGPGILRFDQRAVSRQGVPELVALTLVWAGLPADFGPFFWAQPAVPVVPTLAELAAQRQVPAAPDASSYLVIGSDFGRALCVQYGTAHIVAVPVEAGPGGQSVPPQFVNTGLPEFTRSMALLGRMWRLRFGLNPEQAGRWTVDFQAQLAMLDPAALSSPENWWSVLLEQMWDGLL, from the coding sequence GTGGTGACCTTCGCGCAGGCGCAGGAGCGCGCCGAGGAGTGGATCAACGGCGACCTGCCGTCGTACCAGCACCGTGAGGTGCGGGTGCGGGAATTCGAGCTGGGGTTCGTGGTGTGGGCGGAGGACCGCGAGGGCGGTCCGACCTCCGACGGGGGGCGCCAGCGCCTGGTGATCGCCCGGGACAGCGGCGAGGCGACGCTGTGGCCGGGGCTGCCGGTGGGTGAGGTCATCCGCCGGTACGAGGAGGAGTACGGGGCCGCCGAGGACGTTCCTGCCCAGGCGGCGGTGCCGGCGGCCCGGAGCGATCTGAACCAGACGTCGTTCCTGCTGAGTCCGCCGGAGTGGCTGCAGGACGCGGCGGACAAGATCGGGCTGCCGAAGCAGCCGAACGTGTCGCAGGAGAACGCGAGCGCGGCGGCGTCGGTGGACGACGCGTCGGACGCGTCGGACGCGGGGGCGTCGGGGTCGGGGTCGGGGTCGGTACTGGGGTCGGCTTCGGTCGCGTCGTCTTCGTCGGCGTCGTCCGCTTCCTCCTCGTCCTCCTCTTCCTTCTCGTCCTCCTCGTCCTCCTCGTCCTCCGTGTCGGAGGGGGCCGGTGCCGCGTACGAGCCCACGGCGATGGACGGGGTTCCGGCGGAGACGCCTCCGGCTCCCGTGCCGCCGGCCAGGCCCGCGCCCGTGGACAGCCCCTGGGCCGACGCCAACGCGAGTTCCGGTGGGGCCGACGGGGCGGTGCCGCTGCCCGCGACGGTCTTCGCGCCCGCGCTCTCGGGGACGGACGACGAGGACACCCCGCCGCTGTCGGTGGGCGCGGACGCGCCGACCGCCCTGATGAAGGGGGGCAGTGCGCTGCCCCCGACCGCGATCGCCCCTCGCCTGGACCCGGCCCATCCGGCGCCGGGTGCCGCTCCTGCGGCCCCGCCCGCCCCGCCCGCGCCCGCGCAGGCCGGTCCGGTGCGTCCCGCCGGTCCCGCCGGTCCGGGTGTGCCGCCGCCCCCGCCGGCCGTGCCGGGTGGCGGGGACATCGCGGACGCCGCGACGAGCAAGGCGTCGCTGTCGCCGAAGAGCGGGCGCGGTCCCGTGTCGCCGCCCCCGCCGCCGGGCGCCCCCGGCATCCCCGGAGCCCCGGGTGCGCCCGGCGCTCAGGGTGCCCCTGCGGCCCCTGGTGTTCCGGGTGCCCCCGGTGCTTCGGGTGCCCCCGCCTACGTACCGACGCAGCTGGTGTCGCAGCTCGGGCCCGACGGCCCCCAGCCGCCGGGTCCGCCCGCGCAGCCGGGCCCGCTGGGTCCGCCGGGTCCGCCCGCGCAGCCGGGCCCGCTGGGTCCGCCGGGTCCGCCGGCGCAGCCGGGCCCGCTGGGTCCGCCCGGTCCGCCCGGTCCGCCGGCGCAGCCGGGCCCGCTGGGTCCGCCCGGTCCGCCCGGTCCGCCCGCGCAGTCCGGTCCGCCCGGACCGCCCGCTCCCCCCGGCCCCGCGACGCCCCCGCAGCCCGTGCACCACGCGGCCACGATGCTCGCCCACCCCAACCAGGGCGGCCCCGCCGCCCCGCCGCCGCCCCCGCCGCCGCCGGGCATTCCCGGCGCGCCCGGTACGCCCGCGGGCGGGGTCGCGCACGCCGCGACCATGCTGGCGCACCCCGGTCCGGCCGGTCCCTCGGCCCCTCAGCCGCCCGGCCCTCCCGGTCCGCCGCCGGTGCACGGGGGTCACACGCCGCCGCCCGCGCCGGGGCAGGTGGCCGGCCCCGGAGCCGTACCGCCCGCGTACGGGTATCCGCAGCCCGCCGCGCAGCCGACGGTCGGCCCCGGGTACCAGGCGGTGCTCCGCTACCGCGCGCCCGACGGTTCCGAGGCGCAGATCATCCGGCGTTCGGCGCCGGGCACCCCGCACCCGGAGTGGCAGATCCTGCACGAGCTGCGCGCGATGAACGTGCCGCCGCAGCAGGTGCTCGAACTGCACACGGAGCTGGAGTCCTGTGAGCTTCCGGGCGGTTACTGCGCCCGGATGATCAGGGAGACCTGGCCGCAGGCGCGGATCACCAGCATCGCCCCGTACGGCCGTGATCACGCGGGCCGTCAGCAGGGCATGCGTCAACTCCTCACGCATCAGGGTGAGTTGCACCAGGTCGCGGACGGTCCCGCGCGGCCCGCGCCGGTACGGGCGCCGCTGCCGCAGGTGCAGCCGGCTCCGCCGGTGCCGCCGGAGGTGATCGCGCAGGAGCTGGCCGGGGCGTTCGGTCCCGGCATCCTCCGCTTCGACCAGCGCGCGGTGTCCCGGCAGGGTGTGCCGGAGCTGGTGGCGCTGACGCTGGTGTGGGCGGGTCTGCCCGCGGACTTCGGGCCGTTCTTCTGGGCGCAGCCCGCCGTCCCCGTGGTGCCGACGCTGGCCGAGCTGGCGGCGCAGCGGCAGGTTCCGGCCGCGCCGGACGCGAGTTCGTACCTGGTGATCGGTTCGGACTTCGGCCGGGCGCTCTGTGTCCAGTACGGGACCGCGCACATCGTGGCCGTACCGGTGGAGGCGGGTCCCGGCGGGCAGTCGGTGCCGCCGCAGTTCGTCAACACCGGACTGCCGGAGTTCACGCGCTCGATGGCGCTGCTGGGCCGGATGTGGCGGCTGCGGTTCGGGCTCAACCCGGAGCAGGCGGGCCGCTGGACGGTCGACTTCCAGGCGCAGTTGGCCATGCTGGACCCGGCGGCGCTGTCGTCGCCGGAGAACTGGTGGTCGGTGCTCCTGGAGCAGATGTGGGACGGCCTGCTGTAA
- a CDS encoding ATP-binding protein produces MTSNNLSPTDTTQLSGVSPYLESGLFSMRFTSTPRGARLARRLVAVRLDEWGVPYGTGAHETVVLVAAELATNAVRHGHVPGRDFRISLRVTEGTAPVARIEVSDTRAERVPPRPGTLPGPGPELTDGGRGLLLVDALADRWGWCPRAGAPGKTVWAECALTRKAARTRRRSRSSS; encoded by the coding sequence ATGACGAGCAACAACCTCAGCCCCACCGACACCACCCAACTCTCCGGTGTCTCGCCTTACTTGGAGAGCGGGCTTTTCAGCATGCGGTTCACCTCGACGCCCCGGGGCGCCCGGCTGGCCCGGCGGCTCGTCGCCGTACGGCTGGACGAGTGGGGTGTCCCGTACGGGACCGGGGCGCACGAGACCGTCGTGCTCGTCGCCGCCGAGCTGGCGACGAACGCGGTGCGGCACGGGCACGTCCCGGGGCGGGACTTCCGCATCTCGCTGCGCGTCACGGAGGGGACCGCGCCGGTCGCGCGGATCGAGGTGAGCGACACCCGCGCGGAGCGCGTACCGCCCCGGCCCGGAACGCTCCCCGGCCCCGGTCCGGAACTGACGGACGGGGGCCGGGGGTTGCTGCTCGTCGACGCGCTCGCCGACCGCTGGGGCTGGTGCCCGAGGGCCGGGGCGCCGGGAAAGACGGTGTGGGCGGAGTGCGCCCTCACCCGGAAGGCGGCTAGAACACGGCGTCGTAGTCGGTCCAGCTCGTGA
- a CDS encoding SUKH-3 domain-containing protein: MPDHLSTTRFPVNVDAALREAGWQPGRWDIRLAEEWADTLRAHTSPAGHRHSVFPAVVEAWAEFGGLRITAPGHGRQIAPAAVRFDPLAGLHLSRTLADLGRALDTEIAPLGEEGDHQAILAMDAEGRVYSLDHAGDWYLGKDIDAALSTLVTGAQPTRLTAGQE; this comes from the coding sequence ATGCCCGACCACCTCAGCACCACCCGTTTCCCGGTCAACGTCGACGCCGCGCTCCGCGAGGCCGGCTGGCAGCCCGGCCGCTGGGACATCAGGCTCGCCGAGGAGTGGGCCGACACCCTGCGGGCCCACACGTCCCCGGCGGGGCACCGGCACAGCGTGTTCCCGGCCGTCGTCGAGGCCTGGGCCGAGTTCGGCGGACTGCGGATCACGGCGCCCGGGCACGGCCGGCAGATAGCGCCCGCCGCGGTCCGCTTCGACCCGCTCGCCGGACTCCACCTCTCCCGGACCCTGGCGGACCTCGGACGCGCCCTCGACACGGAGATCGCGCCGCTCGGCGAGGAGGGCGACCACCAGGCGATCCTGGCGATGGACGCGGAGGGCCGGGTCTACAGCCTCGACCACGCGGGCGACTGGTACCTGGGCAAGGACATCGACGCGGCACTGTCGACCCTGGTCACGGGGGCGCAGCCGACGCGGCTGACGGCGGGGCAGGAGTAG